A window of Streptomyces gilvosporeus contains these coding sequences:
- a CDS encoding PLP-dependent aminotransferase family protein, which translates to MAQWTSAVGAPQLARLLRSQDPRDAELTAAGRRLPAYRSLADGVRLLVLEGRVPVAARLPAERELAAAFGVSRTTVAAAYEALRAEGFLESRRGSGSWTAVPAGNPLPTRGLEPLPPEAAGSMIDLGCAALPAPEPWLTRAVQGAMADLPLYAHTHGDYPAGLPVLRQALADRYTARGIPTMPEQIMVTTGAMGAVAAICRLCTSPGERVAVDSPSYANILQLMRDAGARLVPVALGERLAGWDIPAWRQVMRDAAPRMAYVVADYHNPTGTLATDDQRRRMVDAARSAGTLLVVDETMAELHLDEDPAPPRPVCAFDPAGSAVITVGSASKAFWAGMRIGWVRAAPDIIRSLVAARAYSDLGSPVLEQLAIASLLGGEGWDAAVEIRRQQARENRDAIVAALQRHLPDWEFSVPRGGLTLWARTGGLSGSRIAEAGERLGVRVPSGPRFGVDGAFEGFVRLPFTVNGAVAEEAAVRLAGAARLVATGAPVEPAARHAFVA; encoded by the coding sequence ATGGCTCAGTGGACTTCCGCAGTAGGCGCGCCCCAACTCGCCCGGCTGCTCCGGTCACAGGACCCGAGGGATGCCGAACTGACCGCCGCAGGGCGACGGTTGCCCGCCTACCGCAGCCTCGCCGACGGTGTCCGCCTGCTCGTCCTCGAAGGGCGCGTGCCGGTCGCCGCCCGCCTGCCCGCCGAACGGGAACTGGCCGCCGCGTTCGGGGTCAGCCGCACCACCGTCGCCGCCGCCTACGAGGCGCTGCGCGCCGAGGGATTCCTGGAGTCCCGCCGCGGCTCGGGCAGTTGGACCGCCGTCCCGGCCGGCAACCCGCTGCCCACCCGCGGCCTGGAACCGCTGCCCCCGGAGGCCGCCGGCTCCATGATCGACCTCGGCTGCGCCGCCCTCCCGGCACCCGAGCCCTGGCTGACCCGCGCCGTCCAGGGTGCCATGGCCGACCTCCCGCTCTACGCCCACACCCACGGCGACTACCCGGCCGGCCTGCCCGTCCTGCGCCAGGCCCTCGCGGACCGCTACACCGCCCGCGGCATCCCCACCATGCCCGAGCAGATCATGGTCACCACCGGCGCGATGGGCGCCGTCGCCGCCATCTGCCGCCTGTGTACGAGCCCCGGCGAACGGGTCGCCGTCGACTCGCCCTCCTACGCCAACATCCTCCAGCTGATGCGCGACGCCGGCGCCCGGCTCGTCCCCGTCGCCCTGGGCGAGCGGCTGGCCGGCTGGGACATCCCCGCCTGGCGGCAGGTCATGCGGGACGCGGCGCCGCGGATGGCCTACGTCGTCGCCGACTACCACAACCCCACCGGCACCCTCGCCACCGACGACCAGCGCCGCCGTATGGTCGACGCCGCGCGCTCGGCCGGCACCCTCCTCGTCGTCGACGAGACCATGGCCGAGCTCCACCTGGACGAGGACCCCGCACCGCCGCGCCCGGTGTGCGCCTTCGACCCCGCGGGCAGCGCGGTGATCACCGTCGGCTCGGCCAGCAAGGCGTTCTGGGCCGGTATGCGGATCGGCTGGGTGCGCGCCGCCCCCGACATCATCCGCAGCCTGGTCGCCGCCCGCGCCTACTCCGACCTCGGCTCGCCCGTCCTCGAACAGCTCGCCATCGCCTCGCTCCTGGGAGGCGAGGGCTGGGACGCGGCCGTCGAGATCCGCCGGCAGCAGGCCCGGGAGAACCGCGATGCGATCGTCGCGGCGCTCCAACGGCACCTGCCCGACTGGGAGTTCAGCGTCCCGCGCGGCGGCCTGACCCTCTGGGCCCGCACCGGCGGCCTCTCCGGCTCGCGGATCGCCGAGGCGGGGGAGCGGCTGGGGGTCCGCGTCCCGTCCGGCCCGCGGTTCGGTGTCGACGGGGCCTTCGAGGGCTTTGTGCGGCTGCCGTTCACGGTCAACGGCGCGGTCGCCGAGGAGGCCGCCGTCCGCCTGGCGGGCGCCGCGCGGCTGGTGGCGACCGGTGCCCCGGTCGAGCCCGCGGCGCGGCACGCATTCGTCGCCTGA
- a CDS encoding Ku protein, whose protein sequence is MRSIWNGSISFGLVTIPVKTYSATERTSSVSFVRIHEKDGAPIRYRKVCELDGEEVPNEEVGKGYQAPDDETIVEITDEDLARLPMPTAKTMTILAFVDAAEIDPLQMDKAYYLGPNGSAATKPYAVLREALEHQGKVAVGKVAIRGRESLAMLRAHDGAIVMHSLLWPDQIRPATGIGPRGDVKLRDNELTLAETLMDMLGEVDPAELHDEYREAVEELVARKLEGGAPVAPKTPGGRGQVVDLMAALEKSVAAAKGGGGAGQEREASVTPIRGKRTAAKKSAAKTAAPKKAPAKKTTAAKTSSAKGAGASTAKATSKASATAATKTAAKTAAKATAKATPGKRSAKKTSA, encoded by the coding sequence ATGCGCTCCATCTGGAACGGGTCCATATCGTTCGGGCTGGTCACCATCCCCGTGAAGACCTACAGCGCGACCGAGCGCACCTCGTCGGTCTCGTTCGTCCGCATCCACGAGAAGGACGGCGCGCCGATCCGCTATCGCAAGGTCTGCGAGCTGGACGGGGAGGAGGTGCCGAACGAGGAGGTCGGCAAGGGCTATCAGGCGCCGGACGACGAGACGATCGTGGAGATCACCGACGAGGATCTGGCGCGGCTGCCGATGCCGACCGCCAAGACGATGACGATCCTGGCGTTCGTCGACGCCGCCGAGATCGATCCCCTCCAGATGGACAAGGCGTACTACCTGGGGCCGAACGGCTCCGCCGCCACCAAGCCGTACGCGGTGCTGCGGGAGGCGCTGGAGCACCAGGGAAAGGTCGCGGTCGGCAAGGTGGCGATCCGCGGGCGGGAGTCGCTGGCGATGCTGCGGGCGCACGACGGGGCGATCGTGATGCACTCGCTGCTGTGGCCCGACCAGATCCGGCCGGCGACCGGCATCGGACCGCGCGGCGACGTCAAGCTCCGCGACAACGAGCTCACGCTCGCCGAGACGCTGATGGACATGCTCGGCGAAGTGGACCCCGCCGAACTCCACGACGAGTACCGCGAGGCCGTCGAGGAACTGGTCGCCCGGAAACTCGAGGGCGGGGCGCCCGTGGCACCGAAGACGCCGGGCGGCCGCGGTCAGGTCGTGGACCTGATGGCCGCGCTGGAGAAGAGCGTGGCGGCGGCCAAGGGGGGCGGCGGAGCGGGGCAGGAGCGGGAGGCGTCGGTGACGCCGATACGAGGGAAGAGGACGGCCGCGAAGAAGTCGGCGGCGAAGACCGCTGCCCCGAAGAAGGCCCCCGCGAAGAAGACGACAGCGGCCAAGACCTCGTCCGCCAAGGGCGCGGGCGCCTCCACCGCCAAGGCGACCTCCAAGGCGAGCGCTACGGCCGCCACCAAAACCGCCGCCAAAACCGCCGCCAAGGCCACCGCGAAAGCCACCCCGGGGAAGCGGTCCGCCAAGAAGACCTCCGCCTGA
- a CDS encoding glycerophosphodiester phosphodiesterase family protein, with the protein MRPRHAYLDHPAPLAFAHRGGAADGLENTAAAFRHAVDLGYRYLETDVHATSDGRLVAFHDPTLDRVTDSRGAIGALPWRAVAGARVGGREPLPLFEELLEEFPEARWNVDLKAEAALAPLLDLLRRTSAWDRVCVGSFSEARVARAQRLAGPRLATSLGTRGVAGLRLRSYGRGAVPLDRLLGAAVRRNAVCVQVPVRHAGIPVVDPLFLRTAHALGMQVHVWTINDAQRMAALLDLGVDGIMTDELETLRTVLTERGCWT; encoded by the coding sequence ATACGCCCACGCCACGCCTACCTCGACCATCCCGCCCCGCTCGCCTTCGCCCACCGGGGCGGGGCGGCGGACGGCCTGGAGAACACCGCCGCGGCCTTCCGGCACGCGGTGGACCTCGGCTACCGCTATCTGGAGACCGATGTGCACGCCACATCGGACGGCAGGCTCGTCGCCTTCCACGATCCGACGCTGGACCGCGTCACGGACTCGCGCGGCGCGATCGGTGCGCTCCCCTGGCGGGCGGTCGCCGGCGCCAGGGTCGGCGGCCGCGAGCCGCTGCCGCTCTTCGAGGAGCTGCTGGAGGAATTCCCCGAGGCCCGCTGGAACGTGGACCTCAAGGCGGAGGCCGCCCTGGCTCCCCTGCTGGACCTGCTGCGCCGTACGAGCGCCTGGGACCGGGTGTGCGTCGGCTCCTTCTCCGAGGCCCGGGTCGCGCGCGCCCAGCGGCTGGCCGGTCCCCGGCTCGCGACCTCACTGGGCACCCGGGGCGTCGCCGGCCTGCGGCTGCGCTCGTACGGGCGCGGAGCGGTGCCACTGGACCGCCTGCTGGGCGCGGCGGTCCGGCGGAATGCGGTGTGCGTCCAGGTCCCCGTACGGCACGCCGGCATACCCGTCGTCGATCCGCTGTTCCTGCGCACCGCGCATGCGCTCGGCATGCAGGTCCATGTCTGGACGATCAACGATGCGCAACGGATGGCGGCCCTGTTGGACCTCGGGGTGGACGGCATCATGACCGACGAGCTGGAGACGCTGCGGACGGTGCTGACCGAGCGGGGCTGCTGGACGTAG
- a CDS encoding polyprenol monophosphomannose synthase, whose translation MTDGGQRQYGPLGTTLVIIPTYNEAENIKPIVSRVRSAVPEAHVLVADDNSPDGTGKLADELAAGDERVHVLHRKGKEGLGAAYLAGFQWGMDNGYGVLVEMDADGSHRPEELPRLLTALKGADLVLGSRWVPGGRVVNWPKRREFLSRGASAYSRVLLDVPIRDVTGGFRAFRVETLNGLGLAEVASAGYCFQVDLARRAVRAGFHVVEVPITFVDREHGDSKMSRDIMVEALWRITAWGFDTRVRKIRGR comes from the coding sequence GTGACAGACGGCGGTCAGCGGCAGTACGGTCCGCTCGGCACCACATTGGTGATCATCCCGACCTACAACGAGGCGGAGAACATCAAGCCGATCGTCTCGCGGGTGCGGTCCGCCGTCCCCGAGGCGCACGTCCTGGTCGCGGACGACAACTCCCCCGACGGCACCGGCAAGCTCGCCGACGAGCTCGCCGCCGGGGACGAGCGCGTGCACGTCCTGCACCGCAAGGGCAAGGAGGGGCTCGGCGCCGCCTACCTTGCGGGCTTCCAGTGGGGCATGGACAACGGCTACGGCGTCCTGGTCGAGATGGACGCCGACGGCTCGCACCGGCCCGAGGAGCTGCCGCGGCTGCTGACCGCGCTCAAGGGCGCCGATCTCGTGCTCGGTTCGCGGTGGGTGCCCGGTGGCCGGGTGGTGAACTGGCCCAAGCGCCGCGAGTTCCTCTCGCGGGGCGCGAGCGCGTATTCGCGGGTGCTCCTGGACGTACCGATCCGCGATGTCACCGGCGGCTTCCGGGCCTTCCGGGTCGAGACGCTCAACGGGCTCGGGCTGGCGGAGGTGGCCTCGGCGGGCTACTGCTTCCAGGTCGATCTGGCCCGGCGTGCCGTACGGGCCGGATTCCATGTCGTCGAGGTCCCGATCACCTTCGTCGACCGGGAGCACGGGGACAGCAAGATGAGCCGCGACATCATGGTCGAGGCGCTGTGGCGGATCACCGCCTGGGGATTCGATACCCGGGTGCGCAAGATCCGCGGCCGCTGA
- the fxsA gene encoding FxsA family membrane protein, with translation MTFAATPPPGPRPPQQRSRARRFVPLGIAAWVVLEVWLLIAVGDATNGLTVFVLLVAGVVAGSLVIKRAGRRAWRNLTETLQTAGPTEPPASPRPEANGKGNNTLRMLGGLLLIVPGLLSDVAGLLCLFPPTGKLIQRRAEKLLSGRAGTAPGSFGDAFQQARIHRPDGKIVQGEVIRDDEPPSPPRQDPPLTR, from the coding sequence ATGACGTTCGCAGCCACGCCGCCGCCCGGCCCCCGTCCGCCTCAGCAGCGCTCGCGCGCCCGCCGGTTCGTTCCGCTGGGCATCGCCGCCTGGGTGGTGCTGGAGGTCTGGCTGCTGATCGCCGTCGGTGACGCCACGAACGGCCTGACCGTCTTCGTGCTGCTGGTCGCCGGGGTGGTGGCCGGCTCGCTGGTGATCAAGCGGGCGGGCCGCCGGGCCTGGCGCAACCTCACCGAGACCCTTCAGACCGCTGGCCCCACGGAGCCGCCCGCGAGCCCCCGGCCCGAAGCGAACGGCAAGGGCAACAACACGCTGCGGATGCTCGGCGGTCTGCTGCTGATCGTGCCGGGGCTGCTGTCCGATGTGGCGGGGCTGCTGTGCCTCTTCCCGCCGACGGGGAAGCTGATCCAGCGCCGCGCCGAGAAGCTGTTGAGCGGTCGGGCGGGCACCGCCCCGGGATCCTTCGGCGACGCCTTCCAACAGGCCCGCATCCACCGCCCCGACGGCAAGATCGTCCAGGGCGAGGTCATCCGCGACGACGAACCCCCGTCCCCGCCCCGCCAGGACCCGCCGCTGACCCGCTAG
- a CDS encoding YchJ family metal-binding protein: protein MPKKKPHPPKKPHQATRRPDAVTPASPCPCGRDATYGDCCGACHTGRAAAPTPERLMRSRYSAFAVGDAGYLLRTWHPRTRPAGLECDADQRWTGLEILGTTGGSAFHDEGTVEFRAHYTLHGRADSQYENSRFVREDGRWLYVDALPPA, encoded by the coding sequence GTGCCGAAGAAGAAGCCCCACCCGCCGAAGAAGCCCCACCAGGCCACCCGTCGCCCGGACGCGGTGACCCCCGCCTCGCCCTGCCCCTGCGGACGTGACGCCACTTACGGCGACTGCTGCGGCGCCTGCCATACGGGGCGCGCCGCCGCCCCCACCCCGGAACGGCTGATGCGCTCGCGCTACAGCGCCTTCGCCGTCGGCGACGCCGGCTACCTGCTGCGCACCTGGCACCCCCGCACCCGGCCCGCCGGTCTGGAATGCGACGCGGACCAACGGTGGACCGGCCTGGAAATCCTCGGCACCACCGGCGGCAGCGCCTTCCACGACGAGGGCACCGTGGAGTTCCGCGCGCACTACACCCTGCACGGGCGGGCCGACAGCCAGTACGAGAACAGCCGCTTCGTCCGCGAGGACGGCCGGTGGCTCTACGTGGACGCCCTGCCGCCCGCGTAA
- a CDS encoding amidohydrolase, protein MSERIPDPARARTVLLRGGEVHSPADPFATAMVVEGDRIAWVGEEGAADSFADGVDEVVRLDGALVTPAFTDAHVHTTATGLALTGLDLAGTATLSDALACIRAYAAARPADRVLLGHGWDASAWPEGRPPSRTELDEAAAGRPLYLTRVDVHSAVVTTALLDLVPGIRERSGFHADAPLTGDAHHAVRQRAHATVTPTQRADAQAAALARAASLGIGSIHECAGPEISGEDDFTGLLALAAAGNGPRVVGYWAEQIASAKDAERIRELGAIGAAGDLFADGSLGSHTAHLHAPYADADHTGSAHLDTAAVAAHVAACTEAGLQAGFHAIGDAALTTVIDGVRTAADRIGLDRIRAARHRIEHAEMLTDATLAGFAELALTASVQPAFDAAWGGPDGMYAARLGAERARTLNPYAALLRAGVPLALGSDSPVTPLDPWGTLRAAVFHRTRAHGISARAAFTAHTRGGWRAIGRDDAGVLVPGAPADYAVWRTGELLVQAPDERVERWSTDPRSGTPGLPDLTPGGDLPVCLRTVVGGRTVFARPIE, encoded by the coding sequence ATGAGCGAGCGCATCCCCGACCCGGCCCGAGCCCGTACCGTCCTGCTGCGCGGCGGTGAGGTGCACAGCCCCGCCGACCCCTTCGCCACCGCCATGGTGGTCGAGGGCGACCGCATCGCCTGGGTGGGGGAGGAGGGCGCGGCCGATTCCTTCGCCGACGGCGTGGACGAGGTCGTACGGCTGGACGGCGCACTGGTCACTCCCGCCTTTACGGACGCACATGTGCACACCACCGCCACCGGCCTCGCGCTGACCGGGCTCGATCTGGCCGGGACGGCCACGCTGTCCGACGCGCTGGCCTGTATCCGTGCGTACGCGGCCGCGCGCCCGGCGGACCGGGTCCTGCTGGGGCACGGCTGGGACGCCAGCGCCTGGCCCGAGGGGCGCCCGCCGTCCCGCACGGAACTGGACGAGGCCGCCGCCGGCCGTCCCCTCTATCTCACCCGGGTCGATGTGCACTCCGCCGTGGTGACCACCGCGCTGCTGGACCTGGTCCCCGGGATCCGCGAACGGTCCGGGTTCCACGCCGACGCCCCGCTGACCGGCGACGCCCACCACGCCGTACGGCAGAGGGCCCACGCCACCGTCACCCCCACCCAGCGCGCCGACGCCCAGGCCGCGGCGCTCGCCCGCGCGGCCTCCCTCGGGATCGGCAGCATCCACGAGTGCGCGGGCCCGGAGATCTCCGGCGAGGACGACTTCACCGGCCTGCTGGCCCTGGCGGCGGCGGGCAACGGGCCGCGGGTGGTCGGCTACTGGGCCGAACAGATCGCATCCGCAAAGGACGCGGAACGGATCCGCGAGCTCGGCGCCATCGGCGCGGCCGGCGACCTCTTCGCCGACGGCTCGCTCGGCTCGCACACCGCCCATCTGCACGCCCCGTACGCCGACGCCGACCACACCGGCAGCGCGCACCTGGACACCGCGGCCGTCGCCGCCCATGTCGCCGCCTGCACCGAGGCCGGACTCCAGGCCGGATTCCACGCCATCGGCGACGCCGCGCTGACCACCGTCATCGACGGCGTACGGACCGCCGCCGACCGCATCGGCCTCGACCGCATCCGCGCCGCCCGTCACCGCATCGAACACGCCGAAATGCTCACCGACGCCACCCTCGCCGGCTTCGCCGAGCTGGCCCTGACCGCCTCCGTCCAGCCCGCCTTCGACGCGGCCTGGGGCGGCCCGGACGGCATGTACGCGGCCCGGCTCGGCGCCGAGCGCGCCCGCACCCTCAACCCGTACGCCGCCCTGCTCAGGGCCGGTGTCCCGCTCGCCCTCGGCTCCGACAGCCCGGTCACCCCGCTCGACCCCTGGGGCACCCTGCGCGCCGCCGTCTTCCACCGCACCCGCGCCCATGGCATCTCCGCCCGCGCCGCGTTCACCGCCCACACCCGCGGCGGCTGGCGGGCCATCGGCCGGGACGACGCGGGCGTCCTGGTGCCCGGCGCACCCGCCGACTACGCGGTCTGGCGCACCGGTGAACTGCTCGTCCAGGCCCCCGACGAGCGGGTGGAACGCTGGTCCACCGACCCCCGCTCCGGCACCCCCGGCCTGCCCGATCTGACCCCCGGCGGCGACCTCCCGGTCTGCCTGCGCACGGTCGTCGGCGGGCGCACGGTCTTCGCGCGGCCGATCGAGTGA
- a CDS encoding MFS transporter has product MQAQAVVGGDEAQTAARRREQRGWYWYDWANSVYSASVLTVFLGPYLTAVAKAAADAHGFVHPLGIPVRAGSFFAYSVSASLLVSVLAMPFAGSLVDRTGRKKPLLGACAYTGAAATTGMFFLGGDRYLLGGALLIVANVCFVVSMMLYNSFLPQIAEPDERDAVSSRGWAFGYAASALVLIADLALYAGHDSFGVSAGAAVRICLATAGLWWGGFALIPLRRLRDRRAARSAAADGPGGAALGQGWRQLRGTLREMRRHPLTLAFLLAYLVYNDGVQTVISQASVYGSEELGLDQTTLIVAVLLVQILAAAGAVGMGRLARRYGAQRTILGSLAAWTLTLAAGFFLPAKAPVWFFALASAIGLVLGGSQALSRSLFSHLIPRGKEAEYFSAYEMSDRGVSWLGPLVFGMAYQLTGSYRDAIVSLVAFFAVGFVLLARVPVRQAIAAAGNRIPDRI; this is encoded by the coding sequence GTGCAGGCACAGGCCGTGGTCGGGGGCGACGAGGCGCAGACGGCGGCCAGACGCCGGGAGCAGCGCGGCTGGTACTGGTACGACTGGGCGAACAGCGTCTATTCCGCGAGCGTCCTGACGGTCTTCCTCGGGCCGTATCTGACCGCGGTGGCGAAGGCCGCCGCGGATGCGCACGGCTTCGTCCACCCCCTGGGCATCCCCGTGCGGGCCGGTTCCTTCTTCGCGTACTCGGTCTCCGCGTCGCTGCTGGTGTCGGTGCTGGCGATGCCGTTCGCGGGATCGCTGGTCGACCGGACCGGCCGCAAGAAACCGCTGCTGGGCGCCTGTGCGTATACGGGGGCCGCGGCGACGACCGGGATGTTCTTCCTGGGCGGCGACCGCTATCTGCTCGGCGGGGCGCTGCTGATCGTCGCGAATGTGTGCTTCGTCGTCTCGATGATGCTCTACAACTCCTTTCTGCCGCAGATAGCCGAGCCCGACGAGCGCGATGCGGTCTCCTCCCGGGGCTGGGCGTTCGGCTACGCGGCCAGTGCGCTGGTCCTGATCGCCGACCTGGCGCTCTACGCCGGGCACGACTCCTTCGGCGTCTCCGCGGGCGCCGCCGTACGCATCTGCCTGGCGACGGCGGGGCTGTGGTGGGGCGGTTTCGCGCTGATCCCGCTGCGCCGGCTGCGCGACCGGCGGGCGGCCCGCAGCGCCGCGGCCGACGGGCCCGGCGGCGCGGCGCTCGGCCAGGGCTGGCGCCAACTGCGCGGCACCCTGCGCGAAATGCGCCGTCATCCGCTCACCCTGGCCTTCCTCCTCGCCTATCTCGTCTACAACGACGGCGTGCAGACGGTGATCAGCCAGGCGTCCGTCTACGGCTCCGAGGAGCTGGGGCTGGACCAGACGACGCTGATCGTCGCGGTGCTGCTGGTGCAGATCCTGGCCGCGGCGGGCGCGGTGGGCATGGGGCGGCTGGCGCGGCGGTACGGCGCCCAGCGGACCATCCTCGGCTCCCTGGCGGCCTGGACCCTGACGCTGGCGGCCGGATTCTTCCTGCCGGCGAAGGCGCCCGTATGGTTCTTTGCGCTGGCATCGGCGATCGGTCTGGTCCTGGGCGGCAGCCAGGCGCTCTCCCGTTCACTGTTCTCGCATCTGATCCCGCGCGGCAAGGAGGCGGAATACTTCTCCGCGTACGAGATGAGCGACCGCGGGGTGAGCTGGCTGGGGCCGCTGGTGTTCGGTATGGCCTACCAGCTGACCGGCAGCTACCGGGATGCGATCGTGTCCCTGGTGGCGTTCTTCGCGGTCGGATTCGTGCTGCTGGCGAGGGTGCCCGTACGGCAGGCGATAGCGGCGGCGGGCAACCGCATCCCGGACCGGATTTAG
- a CDS encoding RNA polymerase-binding protein RbpA: MSERALRGTRLVVTSYETDRGIDLAPRQAVEYACQNGHRFEMPFSVEAEIPPEWECKVCGAPSLLVDGDGPEEKKGKPARTHWDMLMERRTREELEEVLAERLAVLRSGTMNIAVHPRDTNRKSA; this comes from the coding sequence ATGAGTGAGCGAGCTCTCCGCGGTACGCGACTCGTGGTGACCAGCTACGAGACCGACCGCGGCATCGACCTGGCCCCGCGCCAGGCGGTGGAGTACGCATGCCAGAACGGTCATCGATTTGAGATGCCGTTCTCGGTTGAGGCCGAGATTCCGCCGGAGTGGGAGTGCAAGGTGTGTGGTGCACCCTCCCTCCTGGTGGATGGCGACGGTCCCGAGGAGAAGAAGGGCAAGCCCGCGCGTACGCATTGGGACATGCTCATGGAGCGGCGCACCCGCGAGGAGCTGGAGGAAGTGCTGGCCGAGCGGCTGGCGGTCCTGCGCTCCGGCACCATGAACATCGCCGTGCATCCGCGCGACACCAACCGCAAGTCCGCCTGA
- the lnt gene encoding apolipoprotein N-acyltransferase: MPSVSDTTDDAVSGASADDPVPPAGKGVTDAPHRPGRLRRLAALARREAPRTALAAASGAVLGLAFPPYDLWPLSLVGVAALALLTRGRTVRQGAWTGFALGLPFFVLLLKWLHVVGWDAVIGLSIAEALFLALLGAALAGTSRLPGWPLWAACLWVAEEWARDRLPFGGFPWGRLAFANTGSPFTPLAALGGAPLVTFAVALAGTLLATCAVALWGLARGGAPRKAVTALECFGLAAAVTVVGAAVPVPTKADDTVDIAVVQGNVQQPGMDFLGRPMMILGNHARATEKLAADIKAGKVHKPDLVIWPENSSDLDPFKYPEAYDRIDHAVKSIGVPVLVGALVDHPSKKGYVYNEGIVWDPKTGPGASYTKQHPVPFGEYVPFREQLSKIITRFQRVPRDFAPGDHTGLLKVGPARLGDVICFEVAYDQIVHDTVDAGARALVVQTNNATYGRTGQPEQQLAMSKLRAVEHGRAVVTAATSGISAVVAPDGTITHQIPEFTQGVVSARIPLRDETTLADRVGAAPEWALAIVGLLSCAAAVVVGRRGRVKTEKGQQ, from the coding sequence GTGCCATCGGTCTCTGACACCACCGACGACGCCGTGAGCGGCGCCTCGGCCGACGACCCGGTGCCGCCCGCCGGTAAGGGCGTGACCGACGCGCCGCACCGCCCCGGACGGCTCCGCCGTCTCGCCGCGCTCGCCCGCCGCGAGGCGCCCCGCACCGCCCTCGCGGCCGCCTCCGGCGCCGTGCTGGGCCTCGCCTTCCCGCCGTACGACCTGTGGCCGCTGTCCCTGGTGGGCGTGGCCGCCCTCGCGCTGCTCACCCGCGGCCGCACCGTACGGCAGGGCGCCTGGACCGGCTTCGCCCTCGGGCTGCCGTTCTTCGTCCTGCTGCTCAAGTGGCTGCATGTGGTCGGCTGGGACGCGGTGATCGGGCTGTCGATCGCCGAGGCGCTGTTCCTGGCGCTGCTGGGCGCGGCGCTCGCGGGCACCTCCCGGCTTCCGGGCTGGCCGCTGTGGGCCGCCTGTCTGTGGGTCGCGGAGGAATGGGCCCGCGACCGGCTGCCGTTCGGCGGATTCCCGTGGGGGCGGCTGGCGTTCGCCAACACCGGTTCGCCGTTCACCCCGCTCGCCGCGCTCGGCGGCGCACCGCTGGTGACCTTCGCCGTAGCGCTGGCCGGCACGCTGCTGGCCACCTGTGCCGTCGCGCTGTGGGGCCTCGCGCGGGGCGGTGCGCCGCGCAAGGCGGTGACGGCTCTGGAGTGCTTCGGGCTGGCCGCCGCCGTGACCGTCGTGGGCGCGGCCGTACCCGTCCCCACGAAAGCCGACGACACCGTCGACATCGCCGTCGTCCAGGGCAACGTCCAGCAGCCCGGTATGGACTTCCTGGGCCGCCCCATGATGATCCTCGGCAACCACGCCAGGGCCACCGAGAAGCTGGCCGCCGACATCAAGGCGGGCAAGGTCCACAAGCCCGACCTGGTCATCTGGCCGGAGAACTCCTCCGACCTCGACCCCTTCAAGTACCCCGAGGCGTATGACCGCATCGACCACGCGGTCAAGTCGATCGGGGTGCCCGTTCTCGTCGGCGCCCTGGTCGACCACCCCAGCAAGAAGGGCTATGTCTACAACGAGGGCATCGTCTGGGACCCGAAGACGGGGCCGGGCGCCTCGTACACCAAGCAGCACCCGGTGCCGTTCGGCGAGTACGTCCCCTTCCGGGAGCAGCTCAGCAAGATCATCACGCGCTTCCAGCGGGTGCCCCGCGACTTCGCCCCCGGCGACCACACCGGCCTCCTCAAGGTCGGCCCCGCCCGGCTCGGCGATGTCATCTGCTTCGAGGTCGCCTACGACCAGATCGTCCACGACACGGTCGATGCCGGCGCCCGCGCCCTCGTCGTCCAGACCAACAACGCCACCTACGGGCGCACCGGCCAGCCCGAGCAGCAGCTGGCCATGTCCAAGCTGCGCGCCGTCGAACACGGCCGGGCCGTGGTGACCGCCGCCACCAGCGGCATCAGCGCGGTCGTCGCCCCGGACGGCACCATCACCCATCAAATCCCCGAGTTCACCCAGGGCGTGGTCTCCGCGCGGATACCGCTGCGGGACGAAACGACGCTCGCCGACCGCGTCGGTGCGGCACCTGAGTGGGCGCTCGCTATCGTGGGCCTTCTGTCCTGTGCCGCCGCGGTTGTCGTCGGCCGGCGCGGGCGTGTGAAGACCGAGAAGGGACAGCAGTGA
- a CDS encoding RNA-binding S4 domain-containing protein yields the protein MASDEGTTTRIDSWIWSVRLIKTRSQATAACRAGHVRVNGERVKPAHGVRGGDEVRLRYAGRERIVVVSKLVRKRVGASVAAECFIDNSPPPPPREEVPVATRERGAGRPTKRDRREIEQLMLRGK from the coding sequence ATGGCTTCAGACGAGGGCACCACCACCCGCATCGACAGCTGGATCTGGTCGGTGCGGCTGATCAAGACGCGGTCGCAGGCCACCGCGGCCTGCCGCGCCGGGCACGTCCGCGTCAACGGCGAGCGGGTCAAGCCGGCGCACGGCGTGCGCGGCGGCGACGAGGTGCGGCTGCGGTACGCCGGGCGGGAGCGGATCGTGGTCGTCTCGAAGCTGGTCCGCAAGCGGGTGGGCGCGTCGGTCGCCGCGGAGTGCTTCATCGACAACAGCCCGCCGCCCCCGCCGCGCGAGGAGGTCCCCGTCGCCACCCGGGAGCGGGGTGCGGGACGTCCCACCAAGCGCGACCGGCGGGAGATCGAGCAGCTGATGCTGCGCGGCAAGTAG